From the genome of Lutzomyia longipalpis isolate SR_M1_2022 chromosome 2, ASM2433408v1, one region includes:
- the LOC129789237 gene encoding uncharacterized protein LOC129789237 has protein sequence MLSVFLWALLVLLLGVYVHFRRRYRFWDELGVPFVPPTFPLGNVADSVAAGNHFSYVIQGLYERTKKEKYMGIYFFSSPCLLINCPEMAKTILVKDFNYFVDRGVYYDENKDPLSANLFFMEGQKWRNLRAKISPTFTSGKLKVLFHTVAAVTEELLGFISESLEVSPTGKTLEIKDLMARFTTDIIGTTAFGINCDSLHNPKSEFRQMGNRIVNITKTRAVALFLGMVNRSLARRLNLRFTHQEDADFFMETIKNIINQREQQKIKRNDFMDLMIQLKNKGKLEDAEESEATGGLTFEEIAAQCWIFYFAGFETSSTTITVALHQLSIHEDIQERAREEVKRVLDKYDGKFTYEGVMEMEYLNQIVNETLRLFPPVGTIHRISNQDYRLPNGAIMPKGTFVVIPNMAYQYDEEIFPNAHHFDPDRFKEDARSDRHHFTFIPFGEGPRICVGMRFGLMVIKIALAQILTHYRITLNEKTSTELEINNIALVHTPKNDIWLNLSPIQYMIIDVFTMAVVEILLGLVALIFIGFYYVKRKYCYWEDRGIRSVKPIFPKGNLTNVGVTEHFFELCQRVYFDLKGEGRVFGGMYLTVRPAVITLDLDFVKTVLVKDFHLFHDRGLYVNERDDPLTANLLNIKGEKWRNLRTKLSPTFTSGKMKLMFPIMRDISDQLIECLSKDHVDGKEFELGDYLSRFTLDIIGSCAFGIDCNSLHDPNAEFHRIGKKAFDNSEGRALKRLFITTFKPLARLLRLQMIRKEITEFYTRIVTETVTYRESEDVVRDDFMNLLIQLKNKGKLDDDPGQITGKITINEVIANAFLFLLAGFETSSTTMKFCLIELSRNIAVQDKLRDEIQDVLERYENKITYEALSEMKYLDKVINETLRKHPPAALIVRSLKEKYNVPKTNVVLDKGTQLFVPVLGIHRDPEIYPDPENFDPERFSPEAVKSRHPYAFLAFGEGPRNCIGMRFGLMQTKIGITRLLMNYRFLPSDKTKYPIEYVKTTTLLSPVGGCWVKAEKV, from the exons ATGCTATCAGTATTTCTCTGGGCACTTTTAGTGCTTCTACTTGGTGTTTACGTGCACTTTCGGAGGCGCTACAGATTCTGGGATGAGCTCGGTGTACCCTTCGTACCACCAACATTTCCATTGGGAAATGTGGCTGATTCCGTGGCAGCTGGAAATCACTTTAGCTACGTGATACAGGGTCTATATGAGCGTACCAAGAAGGAAAAATACATGGGTATCTACTTCTTTAGTTCACCATGTCTCCTCATTAATTGTCCCGAAATGGCAAAAACCATCCTTGTGAAGGACTTTAACTATTTCGTCGATCGAGGGGTGTATTATGATGAAAATAAGGATCCCCTTTcggcaaatttattttttatggaaGGTCAAAAATGGCGGAATTTGCGTGCAAAAATTTCCCCAACATTCACAAGTGGAAAGCTCAAAGTTCTCTTTCATACAGTCGCTGCAGTTACGGAGGAATTACTTGGATTTATTTCTGAAAGCCTAGAAGTTTCTCCCACGGGAAAGACACTTGAAATAAAGGACCTAATGGCAAGATTTACAACAGATATAATCGGGACAACAGCCTTTGGCATTAATTGCGACAGTCTCCACAATCCAAAATCGGAATTTCGACAAATGGGCAATAGAATTGTTAACATTACAAAAACAAGAGCTGTGGCACTTTTCCTCGGTATGGTTAATCGTAGTCTAGCAAGGAGATTAAATTTACGCTTTACACACCAAGAAGATGCGGACTTTTTCATGGAGACCATTAAGAATATAATTAATCAGCGTGAGCAGCAGAAGATTAAGCGAAATGACTTTATGGACTTGATGATACAGCTGAAAAATAAAGGGAAATTGGAAGATGCTGAAGAATCTGAAGCCACTGGTGGACTAACATTCGAAGAGATTGCCGCACAATGTTggattttctattttgccGGCTTTGAGACATCTTCAACAACAATAACTGTGGCACTTCATCAGCTTTCAATTCACGAAGATATTCAGGAACGTGCACGCGAGGAAGTAAAGCGTGTCCTGGATAAGTATGATGGGAAATTTACATATGAAGGTGTCATGGAGATGGAATATCTCAACCAAATTGTGAATG AGACGCTGAGACTTTTCCCACCGGTTGGTACAATTCACCGTATCTCAAATCAGGACTATCGTCTCCCAAATGGCGCCATAATGCCCAAAGGCACATTCGTTGTCATCCCTAACATGGCATACCAGTACGATGAGGAAATCTTCCCCAACGCCCATCACTTTGATCCAGACAGATTCAAGGAGGACGCCCGGAGCGACCGACACCATTTCACATTCATCCCCTTCGGCGAGGGCCCCCGTATTTGCGTGGGAATGCGATTTGGATTGATGGTGATTAAAATTGCTCTAGCTCAAATTCTCACTCACTACAGGATTACACTTAATGAGAAAACTAGCACGGAATTGGAAATTAATAACATAGCCTTGGTACATACACCAAAGAACGATATTTGGCTCAATCTTTCACCCATTCAATA TATGATTATCGACGTTTTT acaatGGCTGTAGTGGAAATTCTGCTTGGTTTAGTGGCTCTCATTTTCATTGGATTCTACTATGTTAAGCGAAAATACTGCTATTGGGAAGATCGTGGAATTCGGAGTGTTAAACCCATTTTCCCAAAAGGAAATCTCACAAATGTTGGGGTGACTGAGCACTTTTTCGAGCTTTGCCAGAGGGTGTACTTTGACCTGAAAGGGGAGGGAAGAGTTTTCGGCGGGATGTACTTAACTGTGAGACCTGCAGTAATTACATTGGATTTGGATTTCGTGAAAACTGTGCTCGTGAAGGACTTTCACCTCTTTCACGATCGTGGCTTGTACGTGAATGAACGGGATGATCCCCTAACggcaaatttattgaatattaaaggagaaaaatgGAGGAATCTGCGAACAAAATTATCACCAACATTCACAAGCGGGAAAATGAAGCTCATGTTCCCAATTATGCGAGATATTTCAGATCAATTAATCGAATGTCTCAGCAAGGATCATGTGGATGGGAAGGAGTTTGAGCTCGGTGACTATTTGTCGCGCTTTACACTCGATATTATTGGAAGTTGTGCCTTTGGCATTGACTGCAACAGTCTTCATGATCCAAATGCGGAATTTCATCGTATTGGGAAGAAGGCTTTTGATAATTCCGAAGGAAGAGCTCTCAAACGACTCTTCATCACGACATTCAAACCCTTGGCTCGACTTCTTCGTTTGCAGATGATTAGGAAGGAGATAACAGAATTCTACACAAGAATCGTCACCGAAACAGTTACCTACAGGGAAAGTGAAGATGTTGTAAGGGATGACTTTATGAATCTTCTTATCCAACTTAAAAATAAAG gAAAACTCGATGATGATCCTgggcaaattactggaaagATAACAATTAATGAAGTTATAGCGAATGCATTTCTCTTCCTACTTGCTGGCTTTGAGACTTCCTCGACAACAATGAAATTCTGTTTAATCGAATTGTCTCGCAATATTGCCGTACAAGATAAACTTCGCGACGAGATACAAGACGTGCTTGAACGGTATGAAAATAAGATCACATACGAAGCGTTATCGGAGATGAAGTATTTGGATAAAGTAATTAATG AAACACTGAGAAAACACCCACCTGCTGCACTAATTGTGAGATCACTGAAGGAGAAGTACAATGTGCCAAAGACTAATGTGGTTTTGGATAAGGGAACCCAGCTATTTGTCCCAGTACTGGGTATTCACCGTGATCCAGAAATTTACCCCGATCCAGAGAATTTCGATCCCGAACGCTTTAGTCCTGAAGCAGTAAAGTCGCGTCATCCGTATGCTTTTCTTGCCTTTGGCGAAGGACCAAGGAATTGCATTGGAATGCGCTTTGGTTTAATGCAGACCAAGATTGGTATAACACGCCTCCTAATGAACTACCGCTTCTTGCCAAgtgataaaacaaaatatccCATTGAGTATGTTAAAACCACCACACTTCTCTCACCTGTGGGTGGTTGTTGGGTGAAGGCAGAAAAAGTTTGA
- the LOC129791040 gene encoding probable cytochrome P450 6a14 — MHSAVLFGSFYEQLKGYDVPFGGIYLLTRPMAVALKLDFVRDVLTRDFQHFSDRGIFYNEQDDPLSANLFTLTWEKWSALRAKLTPTFSSGRMKEMALLVVGVAHEMQICLREALTLSPMVEIKDLMARFTIDVIGECAFGIQCSTLRDPRSEFREMGKRIFQSNSRSRIQQLLMTAFPSIAKFLRMSPFDKEVTSFFRAVVEETMRQRDLEGPGQRHDFMDLLIKLRDGDAKLTTNEICAQAFVFFLAGFEASSNTLTFCLYELALNEDVQHRLREEIQAISSKYDNQITYEALSEMKYLDRVINETLRKYPPLGTLFRRVTETYASPGGAKLMKDMNLIIPIYAIHHDPDIYVEPQKFNPDRFGPEEVHTRHRCAFLPFGDGPRNCIGLRFGLLQTKIGLAALLGRFVFKPTSTTPRSIPFSRKSFTLTPDGGLWLNAVELV, encoded by the exons ATGCATTCTGCTGTTCTCTTCGGTAGCTTCTATGAGCAGCTGAAGGGATACGATGTGCCTTTCGGTGGCATTTATCTCTTGACACGTCCCATGGCTGTAGCCCTAAAGCTGGACTTTGTCAGGGATGTACTCACACGTGACTTTCAACATTTCTCCGACCGTGGCATATTCTACAATGAGCAAGATGATCCACTTAGTGCCAATTTGTTCACACTCACATGGGAAAAGTGGAGTGCACTTCGGGCAAAGCTTACACCCACATTCAGTAGTGGTCGCATGAAAGAAATGGCTCTGCTCGTTGTGGGGGTTGCGCATGAGATGCAAATCTGCCTCCGAGAGGCACTCACCTTGAGCCCCATGGTGGAAATAAAGGATTTAATGGCGAGATTTACAATAGATGTCATCGGAGAGTGTGCCTTTGGTATCCAATGTAGTACCCTGAGGGATCCACGGAGTGAATTTCGTGAAATGGgcaaaaggattttccaatCGAATTCACGGTCGAGGATACAGCAGCTGCTCATGACGGCTTTTCCATCGATTGCAAAATTTCTCCGCATGAGCCCTTTCGACAAGGAAGTCACATCATTCTTCCGAGCTGTCGTCGAGGAGACAATGCGACAGCGAGACCTCGAAG GTCCCGGTCAGAGGCATGATTTTATGGATTTACTTATAAAACTAAGGGATGGAGATGCAAAATTGACGACAAATGAAATTTGTGCCCAAGCATTCGTCTTCTTTCTGGCCGGTTTTGAAGCATCATCCAACACATTGACCTTCTGCCTGTATGAATTGGCACTCAACGAGGATGTTCAGCACAGACTGAGGGAAGAAATTCAGGCAATTTCCTCGAAATATGATAATCAAATAACGTATGAAGCCCTATCGGAAATGAAATATCTCGACAGGGTTATAAATG AAACTCTGCGGAAGTATCCGCCACTTGGAACACTCTTCCGGCGAGTCACGGAGACTTACGCAAGCCCTGGAGGGGCTAAACTCATGAAGGATATGAATCTGATTATTCCAATTTATGCAATCCACCACGATCCGGATATTTATGTTGAGCCCCAAAAGTTCAATCCAGATCGCTTTGGGCCCGAAGAGGTACACACAAGGCATCGATGTGCTTTCCTACCCTTCGGGGATGGTCCACGAAATTGTATTGGACTGCGATTTGGGTTGTTGCAGACCAAAATCGGATTAGCTGCTCTATTGGGGCGATTTGTGTTCAAACCAACATCAACAACACCAAGGTCAATCCCATTCTCACGAAAATCCTTCACTCTCACGCCCGATGGTGGACTGTGGTTAAATGCTGTGGAATTAGTTTAA
- the LOC129791037 gene encoding cytochrome P450 6a22-like: protein MLFCTVFLLVCATILLWSFWCYKFTYWSRRGVAHIPPTFPFGNIRQVGRTLHSAELMKSVYEKFKGSGHPFVGIFYFTRPVAVVTNLNLVRDILVRNFVQFNDRGVYSNPVDDPLSTHLFSLEGEKWREIRRTVAPLFSPARIKTFHESIWEVASRLSLCIGTKTFQGKTLNVSDLAARYVIDAIGHCVFGINPSALDDDSAPLHTISQKIFTLTPLQMLRHLFMQSFGSIARKFHMKLTKNEVTDFFFSLHRTQLGSSSDCTQPNCFMKLLNILQKDGKLSDNQVIAQAFIFFVAGFETSAITIAYCLYELAWNQSIQERLRNEVVENMEENGTLSWDAINRMTLLSAVVNETLRKYPPGGNFLRVAREDVKVDERVIESGTLVVIPLYGIHRDGDIYENPLDFNPDRPELTHHSCTFMPFGDGPRHCIGRRFALHQIKLAISVLLCHRRFSPAPGTIHTVELAKNTVLLAPRQPLRLNVENLTLLRH, encoded by the exons ATGCTCTTCTGTACTGTGTTTCTTCTTGTTTGTGCGACAATCCTTCTGTGGTCTTTTTGGTGTTACAAATTCACGTACTGGTCACGTCGAGGGGTGGCCCATATACCACCAACATTTCCCTTTGGTAACATCAGACAAGTCGGTCGGACGTTGCATTCAGCTGAACTAATGAAGAGTGTCTATGAGAAATTTAAGGGCAGTGGTCATCCCTTTGTGGGTATCTTCTACTTCACTCGCCCCGTAGCTGTGGTCACAAATCTCAATCTCGTGCGAGATATACTTGTGCGAAATTTTGTGCAATTCAATGATCGGGGAGTTTACTCCAACCCCGTGGATGACCCACTTTCGACCCATCTCTTCTCGTTGGAGGGTGAAAAGTGGCGGGAAATTCGCCGCACTGTGGCTCCTCTATTCTCCCCAGCTCGCATTAAGACATTCCACGAAAGTATTTGGGAAGTCGCATCACGTCTCAGTCTGTGCATTGGCACAAAAACGTTCCAAGGAAAAACTCTCAATGTGAGCGATTTAGCTGCAAGGTACGTTATTGATGCAATTGGACACTGTGTTTTTGGTATCAATCCCAGTGCTCTCGATGACGATTCTGCACCACTTCATACCATTTCccagaaaattttcaccctCACACCCCTTCAAATGCTACGGCATCTCTTCATGCAATCCTTCGGGTCGATTGCGCGGAAATTTCACATGAAACTCACGAAAAATGAAGTTACggactttttcttttccctcCATCGTACACAACTTGGCAGCAGCAGTGATTGCACGCAACCAAATTGTTTCATGAAACTTTTGAATATACTGCAAAAGGATGGAAAGCTCTCGGACAACCAAGTCATCGCACAAGCATTCATTTTCTTCGTGGCTGGATTTGAGACATCAGCAATAACCATTGCATACTGCCTCTATGAACTGGCATGGAATCAATCAATTCAGGAGAGGTTGAGAAATGAAGTGGTTGAGAATATGGAGGAGAATGGAACATTGTCTTGGGATGCAATCAATCGGATGACCCTACTCAGTGCCGTAGTGAATG AAACACTAAGGAAGTACCCACCCGGCGGAAATTTTCTACGAGTAGCTCGTGAGGATGTAAAAGTGGATGAAAGAGTAATTGAGAGTGGGACACTCGTAGTTATTCCACTCTATGGAATTCATCGTGATGGGGACATTTATGAGAATCCACTGGACTTTAACCCTGACCGCCCGGAACTTACTCATCACTCATGCACTTTTATGCCATTCGGCGATGGGCCAAGACACTGCATCGGACGCCGTTTTGCGCTCCATCAGATTAAATTGGCCATTTCCGTGTTGCTGTGCCATCGTAGATTTTCTCCCGCACCGGGAACCATCCATACTGTTGAATTGGCAAAAAATACAGTTCTTCTAGCACCGCGACAGCCACTCCGGCTCAACGTGGAAAATCTCACGCTGTTAAGGCACTGA
- the LOC129791034 gene encoding probable cytochrome P450 6a14 yields the protein MLLWSDVVFFLGAIVALVYFFFKRKFTFWAEHGVPYAEPSIPYGNIGDVGKKLHTTELFRKFYRDFKGKTPVMGFYAMTAPQAMLMDLDLIQRIFIKDFQYFHDRAQYYNIEDDPVSAHLFNIDGERWRTLRAKISPTFTSGKMKMMLPTVVDVANNFHRTLFKEIGREAEVEIKDYLSRFSTDVIGSCAFGLDCNSLENPNTEFRKYGDKAFSTPWWKVIKFNFASSFMSLARKLHITLIDKDVSNFYRGVVYETVKYREETGVQRNDFLNLLMQIRDKKAQDNDNESEEGKLTMNEIAAQCVVFFLAGFETSSTATTFAMYEMAKHPDIQEKARKNVMETLAKYGGKFTYEATMEMTYLDQVINETMRKYPPLGSLTRRVTQDYQVPGTKCVLKKDIRVIIPVHAIQNDPEIFPDPDKFDPERFSAENVKNRHSAAFLPFGDGPRNCIGLRFGMLQMRIGLATILKSFRVTTSARTPNPLIIRKDTFAMTSKGGMWLKLKRISE from the exons ATGCTTCTGTGGAGTGATGTTGTGTTCTTTCTCGGAGCAATAGTAGCCTtggtttatttctttttcaaacgtAAATTCACCTTCTGGGCAGAACATGGAGTTCCTTATGCTGAACCAAGTATACCGTACGGAAATATTGGAGATGTTGGGAAGAAGCTGCATACAACAGAGCTTTTCCGGAAGTTTTACCGggacttcaagggaaaaactCCAGTGATGGGTTTCTACGCAATGACTGCACCACAGGCTATGCTAATGGATTTGGATCTTATTCAGAGAATCTTCATTAAGGATTTTCAGTACTTCCATGATCGTGCTCAGTACTACAACATCGAGGATGATCCTGTTTCGGCTCATCTCTTTAACATTGACGGAGAAAGGTGGCGAACTTTGCGTGCAAAAATCTCACCAACATTCACAAGTGGAAAGATGAAGATGATGCTCCCGACCGTTGTGGATGTTGCTAATAACTTCCATAGGActctttttaaggaaattggACGTGAAGCTGAAGTGGAAATTAAAGATTATCTTTCACGCTTTAGTACAGACGTTATTGGTTCCTGTGCCTTTGGACTAGACTGCAATAGTCTTGAGAATCCCAATACAGAATTCAGAAAATATGGAGATAAGGCTTTCAGTACTCCATGGTGGAAAGttatcaaattcaattttgcctCATCTTTCATGTCTTTAGCACGAAAGTTGCATATCACATTAATTGATAAAGATGTCTCCAACTTCTATAGAGGCGTCGTTTACGAAACAGTAAAGTATCGCGAAGAGACTGGAGTACAGAGAAATGATTTCTTAAACTTATTGATGCAAATTCGTGATAAGAAAGCCCAAGACAATGATAATGAAAGTGAAGAAGGGAAGTTGACAATGAATGAGATTGCAGCGCAGTGTGTTGTCTTCTTCTTGGCAGGTTTCGAAACAAGCTCAACTGCAACGACATTTGCAATGTACGAAATGGCTAAGCATCCGGATATTCAGGAGAAAGCCAGGAAGAACGTAATGGAAACACTCGCAAAGTATGGGGGAAAATTTACATATGAAGCAACCATGGAGATGACTTACTTGGATCAGGTTATCAATg AGACTATGAGGAAATACCCTCCCCTCGGCAGCTTAACGCGTCGTGTCACACAGGATTATCAAGTGCCTGGAACGAAATGCGTACTAAAGAAAGATATAAGAGTGATAATACCTGTTCATGCGATCCAAAATGACCCTGAAATCTTCCCTGATCCAGATAAATTTGATCCCGAGAGATTTTCTGCTGAGAATGTGAAAAACCGCCATAGTGCTGCATTCCTACCCTTCGGGGATGGACCTAGGAATTGCATAGGATTGCGTTTTGGTATGCTTCAGATGCGCATTGGCTTAGCCACAATTCTCAAAAGTTTCCGCGTCACCACATCAGCCCGCACACCAAATCCACTCATCATTCGAAAGGATACTTTTGCAATGACTTCAAAAGGTGGAATGTGGCTCAAACTGAAGAGAATTTCCGAATGA
- the LOC129791036 gene encoding probable cytochrome P450 6a23, which produces MEWLDTIFTILAVIAAFYFFVKHKQSYWEREGVPYTEPRFLLGNAFSLKTPLKDRFHKLYNDLKSKGKFAGLYSFIAPAVIILHPDLVKAVLVKDFHYFEDRGFYVNEKADPLSAHLLSLTGNKWKNLRAKLSPTFTSGRMKLMFPLIAGISKEFQRTFEEEATKNSIVEIKDLMGRFTTDVIGCCAFGLDCNSLKDPNTAFREYGKLTFSRTPIQGLRQIFLLTFPKIGHFFNMAFNNPKVTEFYMRIVKETVTYREKNNVQRNDFMNLLISLKNSMEETEKLTINELAAQAFLFFVAGFETSSTTMMHCIYELALNPDIQEKTREHINQVLEKHNNELTYEAMMDMTYLDQVVNETLRKYPVLIFLLRICTQDYTFPDSKTTVKKGMRVFLPIYGFHHDPEYYPNPEKFDPDRFTKESIAARPQYTYFPFGDGPRNCIGMRFGLMQARVGLIALLRSLKFAPCAQTQIPLKDYPTALPLLLHQKGLQLKVEKL; this is translated from the exons ATGGAGTGGCTCGACACAATATTCACAATTTTAGCTGTTATAGCTGCATTCTATTTCTTCGTCAAACACAAGCAATCGTACTGGGAGCGTGAAGGTGTTCCGTATACGGAGCCAAGATTCCTATTGGGAAACGCATTTTCCCTGAAAACTCCTTTGAAAGATCGTTTTCACAAATTGTACAATGATTTGAAGTCGAAAGGGAAATTCGCTGGATTGTACTCCTTTATTGCACCTGCAGTAATTATCTTACATCCTGATCTTGTGAAGGCAGTCCTCGTGAAGGATTTCCATTATTTTGAGGATCGTGGATTttatgtgaatgaaaaagCAGATCCCCTATCGGCTCATCTCCTCTCACTTACGGGCAATAAATGGAAGAACTTGCGAGCAAAGCTTTCGCCAACATTTACAAGTGGTCGTATGAAGTTAATGTTCCCCCTTATAGCGGGAATATCAAAGGAATTCCAGAGAACTTTTGAAGAGGAAGCAACTAAGAATAGCATCGTGGAAATTAAGGATCTAATGGGGAGATTCACAACGGATGTTATAGGATGTTGTGCTTTTGGGCTGGACTGCAATAGCCTCAAAGATCCCAATACGGCTTTTCGTGAGTATGGAAAATTGACATTCAGCAGGACTCCCATTCAAGGATTGcgacaaatatttttgttgacTTTCCCCAAAATTGGGCATTTCTTTAATATGGCCTTTAATAATCCCAAAGTCACGGAATTCTACATGCGAATTGTTAAAGAAACAGTGACCTATCGTGAAAAGAATAATGTGCAGCGGAATGACTTTATGAATTTGTTAATAAGTCTCAAGAACAGTATGGAGGAAACTGAGAAATTGACTATCAATGAACTCGCCGCACAAGCTTTTCTATTCTTCGTGGCTGGCTTTGAAACCTCATCCACAACCATGATGCACTGTATCTATGAATTGGCTCTCAACCCGGATATTCAGGAGAAGACAAGAGAACATATCAATCAAGTTCTGGAGAAGCATAACAATGAATTGACTTACGAAGCTATGATGGATATGACGTACCTAGACCAAGTTGTCAATG AAACTCTAAGGAAATACCCCGTCTTGATATTTCTTCTGAGGATTTGCACACAGGACTACACATTCCCCGATAGCAAGACTACCGTGAAAAAAGGAATGCGCGTTTTTCTTCCTATCTATGGGTTCCATCATGATCCCGAATACTACCCGAATCCCGAAAAATTTGACCCAGATCGGTTCACAAAGGAAAGCATTGCAGCACGTCCACAGTATACCTACTTCCCATTCGGTGATGGACCTAGAAATTGCATAGGGATGCGATTTGGTCTTATGCAGGCACGTGTAGGACTCATAGCTCTACTTCGTAGCCTCAAATTCGCTCCGTGCGCTCAAACACAGATTCCATTGAAAGATTATCCCACTGCACTTCCCTTGTTGCTGCACCAGAAGGGTCTTCAACTGAAAgttgaaaaactttaa